In Lineus longissimus chromosome 9, tnLinLong1.2, whole genome shotgun sequence, one genomic interval encodes:
- the LOC135493083 gene encoding V-type proton ATPase 16 kDa proteolipid subunit c-like gives MADDMPPAYTPFFGVMGATSAIVFSSLGAAYGTAKSGTGIAAMSVMRPELIMKSIIPVVMAGIIAIYGLVVAALIANGIKPENYTLFTSFVHLGAGLSVGLSGLAAGFAIGIVGDAGVRGTAQQPRLFVGMILILIFAEVLGLYGLIVALILSTKSG, from the exons ATGGCCGATGATATGCCTCCAGCTTACACACCATTCTTCGGTGTTATGGGTGCAACTTCCGCTATAGTCTTCAGTT CACTTGGTGCAGCATATGGAACAGCTAAATCAGGGACTGGCATCGCAGCCATGTCCGTCATGCGACCAGAGCTTATCATGAAGTCCATTATCCCCGTAGTTATGGCTGGTATCATTGCTATTTATGGTCTCGTCGTAGCTGCTTTAATAGCCAATGGAATTAAGCCAGAAAATTACACACTTTTCAC GAGTTTTGTTCACCTCGGAGCTGGACTTAGTGTAGGATTGAGCGGTTTAGCAGCTGGTTTCGCAATCGGAATAGTGGGTGACGCAGGAGTACGAGGTACCGCCCAGCAGCCGAGGCTATTCGTGGGCATGATCTTGATCCTTATCTTCGCTGAAGTCCTGGGTCTTTACGGATTGATTGTGGCTCTGATTCTCTCAACGAAGTCTGGATAG